From Brienomyrus brachyistius isolate T26 chromosome 18, BBRACH_0.4, whole genome shotgun sequence, one genomic window encodes:
- the LOC125712827 gene encoding stonustoxin subunit beta-like has product MESENMSFSHSVDQSHESRIGPGLRKYVCELTLDPKTPHGVLSLSEGNRRVTFDGESQYRPGGPGKFTAWPQVLCSQGLSAQCYWEVEWTGNRAEIGVAYKAIRRNDDTADCRLGANDKSWILCCTNNSSSAYHNKQESAVGLPPSSRVGVYLDWVGGILSFYSICCGKMTPLHTFHSHFTQPVHPAFGLYTLGCSVHICQLK; this is encoded by the exons ATGGAATCTGAAAATATGAG TTTTTCCCACAGTGTGGATCAGAGCCACGAGTCCAGGATTGGACCGGGGTTACGGAAGT ACGTCTGTGAGCTTACACTGGATCCCAAAACACCGCATGGAGTTCTGTCTCTGTCTGAAGGCAACAGAAGGGTGACATTTGACGGAGAGAGCCAGTATAGACCAGGTGGCCCAGGGAAATTTACCGCCTGGCCTCAAGTCCTGTGTAgccagggtctctctgctcaaTGTTACTGGGAGGTTGAGTGGACTGGAAATAGAGCTGAGATAGGAGTGGCGTACAAAGCGATACGCAGGAATGATGACACTGCCGATTGTCGGCTTGGAGCTAATGATAAGTCCTGGATTCTGTGCTGCACCAATAATAGCTCCTCAGCTTACCACAATAAACAGGAGAGTGCTGTCGGTTTACCGCCCTCCTCCAGAGTAGGAGTCTATCTGGACTGGGTGGGCGGaattctgtccttctacagcatCTGCTGTGGGAAAATGACCCCTTTGCACACGTTCCACTCCCATTTCACTCAGCCTGTACATCCAGCATTTGGGCTGTACACTCTTGGTTGCTCTGTGCACATTTGCCAGCTGAAATGA